In a genomic window of Magnolia sinica isolate HGM2019 chromosome 14, MsV1, whole genome shotgun sequence:
- the LOC131225028 gene encoding LOB domain-containing protein 29-like — protein sequence MMTGFGSPCGACKFLRRKCAKGCVFAPYFCHEQGATNFAAIHKVFGASNVSKLLTHLPVSDRLEAAATISYEAQARVQDPIYGCVSHIFALQQQVVTLQAQLASLKAQASQSSDEDRKFQDNYSSYQQDGHGLCHSLSLRASTPSNSNPPSTHVQAMSFHGNGPMGSNSMGDYHNSSMSEEHALFTTNDNSSHPMPSLEMQMDPRKWYMQDMEGLQSVAFSFLQNS from the exons ATGATGACAGGTTTCGGATCTCCTTGTGGAGCCTGCAAGTTCCTGAGGAGGAAGTGTGCCAAAGGTTGTGTTTTTGCACCCTACTTCTGCCATGAACAAGGTGCCACCAACTTCGCGGCCATCCACAAGGTGTTCGGCGCGAGCAATGTTTCGAAGCTCCTTACACACCTTCCCGTGTCTGATCGTCTGGAAGCAGCAGCGACAATCTCATATGAAGCTCAAGCTAGAGTCCAGGATCCAATATATGGCTGCGTCTCTCACATTTTCGCGCTTCAACAACAG GTTGTCACTCTACAAGCACAACTAGCATCTCTAAAGGCCCAAGCATCCCAAAGCAGTGATGAAGATCGAAAGTTCCAAGACAATTACTCTTCTTACCAGCAAGATGGCCATGGATTATGTCATTCGCTGAGTTTGAGGGCGTCGACACCGTCCAATTCAAATCCCCCTAGCACTCATGTTCAAGCTATGTCATTCCATGGTAATGGACCCATGGGCTCAAATTCAATGGGTGATTATCATAATTCAAGCATGAGTGAAGAACATGCCTTGTTTACTACAAATGATAATTCTTCTCATCCCATGCCTTCTCTTGAAATGCAAATGGACCCAAGGAAATGGTATATGCAAGACATGGAGGGACTTCAATCAGTTGCATTTTCATTTCTTCAGAATTCTTAG